One Cellulosimicrobium protaetiae genomic region harbors:
- a CDS encoding pyridoxine/pyridoxamine 5'-phosphate oxidase: protein MTETPDPPTLRERLRALPVFGPDLPGLDVGSAPDDPSTLFVDWLQQAIDAGLPAPHAATLSTADAGGRVDARTLILKDVDGDGWVFATRADSPKGVAIAQNPNAALTFFWREHGRQVRVCGPVVPLGPDASAADFLARSGFSRATALAGPQSTPLASRGAYRAAWDAALERVRAEPDLVLDAWTAYALEPTSVEFWASSPDGQTRLRYTASSDAPADWTKELLWP, encoded by the coding sequence ATGACCGAGACACCCGACCCCCCGACGCTTCGTGAGCGCTTGCGCGCACTGCCGGTGTTCGGTCCAGACCTGCCCGGCCTCGACGTCGGCTCGGCACCGGACGACCCGAGCACGCTCTTCGTCGACTGGCTCCAGCAGGCGATCGACGCCGGCCTGCCCGCACCGCACGCCGCCACGCTCTCCACGGCCGACGCGGGCGGCCGGGTCGACGCCCGGACGCTGATCCTCAAAGACGTCGACGGCGACGGCTGGGTCTTCGCGACCCGCGCCGACTCACCCAAGGGCGTGGCCATCGCGCAGAACCCGAACGCCGCGCTGACCTTCTTCTGGCGCGAGCACGGCCGCCAGGTGCGGGTGTGCGGGCCGGTCGTCCCGCTCGGCCCGGACGCGTCGGCAGCCGACTTCCTCGCCCGTTCCGGCTTCTCGCGCGCGACCGCGCTCGCGGGCCCGCAGAGCACCCCGCTCGCGTCGCGGGGCGCCTACCGGGCCGCGTGGGACGCCGCGCTCGAACGGGTGCGCGCCGAGCCGGACCTCGTGCTCGACGCCTGGACGGCCTACGCGCTCGAGCCGACGAGCGTCGAATTCTGGGCGTCCTCACCCGACGGCCAGACCCGCCTGCGCTACACGGCGTCGTCCGACGCGCCCGCCGACTGGACGAAGGAGCTCCTGTGGCCCTGA
- a CDS encoding aminopeptidase P family protein — MSSTDAARPGAGFGPEVYAARRERAAAHARDAGMAGLLVSPGPDLAYFTGYAPPETERLTLLAIPAGVPDDSGRPSVVVPLLERGDLAAAPGADGLDVATWRDGEDEHDAAARLLDPAGTYAVSDSTWALHVLGLQRALPDARFTAFTDAVPTLRAVKDAQEVERLAAAGVAADAAFAQIREVTFAGRRERDVAADLDRFLREHGHEQVDFTLVCAGPNGADPHHDAGDRVIEPGDLVVLDFGGLRDGYGSDTTRTVVVEGGTDDAVAAQQREVYDVVRRAQQAGVDAVRPGATCQDVDRAARAVITDAGYGEFFVHRTGHGIGTTTHEPPYMVEGEDRPIEPGMCFSVEPGIYLPGRFGVRIEDIVVAFPPDVPDGARRLNTSTHDLQTVR, encoded by the coding sequence ATGAGCAGCACCGACGCCGCACGTCCGGGGGCCGGCTTCGGCCCCGAGGTCTACGCCGCCCGGCGCGAACGCGCCGCCGCGCACGCCCGCGACGCCGGGATGGCGGGCCTTCTCGTCTCCCCCGGACCCGACCTCGCGTACTTCACCGGGTACGCCCCGCCCGAGACCGAGCGACTGACGCTGCTCGCGATCCCCGCGGGCGTGCCGGACGACTCGGGCCGGCCCTCCGTCGTCGTGCCGCTGCTCGAGCGCGGGGACCTCGCCGCGGCGCCCGGCGCGGACGGGCTCGACGTCGCGACCTGGCGCGACGGCGAGGACGAGCACGACGCCGCCGCGCGCCTCCTCGACCCGGCCGGAACCTACGCCGTCTCGGACTCGACGTGGGCGCTGCACGTGCTCGGGCTCCAGCGCGCGCTCCCGGACGCGCGGTTCACCGCGTTCACCGACGCAGTCCCGACACTGCGCGCCGTCAAGGACGCGCAGGAGGTCGAGCGCCTCGCCGCCGCGGGCGTCGCCGCCGACGCCGCGTTCGCCCAGATCCGCGAGGTCACGTTCGCGGGTCGGCGCGAGCGGGACGTCGCGGCCGACCTCGACCGGTTCCTGCGCGAGCACGGGCACGAGCAGGTCGACTTCACGCTCGTGTGCGCGGGCCCGAACGGCGCCGACCCGCACCACGACGCCGGCGACCGCGTGATCGAGCCGGGCGACCTCGTCGTGCTCGACTTCGGCGGGCTGCGCGACGGGTACGGCTCCGACACGACGCGCACGGTCGTCGTCGAGGGCGGCACCGACGACGCCGTCGCGGCGCAGCAGCGCGAGGTCTACGACGTCGTCCGCCGCGCCCAGCAGGCCGGGGTCGACGCCGTGCGGCCGGGCGCGACCTGCCAGGACGTCGACCGCGCCGCACGCGCCGTCATCACCGACGCGGGCTACGGCGAGTTCTTCGTGCACCGCACCGGGCACGGCATCGGCACCACGACCCACGAGCCGCCGTACATGGTGGAGGGCGAGGACCGCCCGATCGAGCCCGGCATGTGCTTCTCGGTCGAGCCGGGCATCTACCTGCCCGGCCGCTTCGGCGTCCGGATCGAGGACATCGTCGTCGCGTTCCCGCCCGACGTGCCCGACGGCGCACGTCGCCTCAACACCTCCACGCACGACCTGCAGACGGTCCGGTGA
- a CDS encoding TetR/AcrR family transcriptional regulator: MTTTDARERLVAAAQELFWAQGVGATSPRQVLAVSGVGQGSLYHHFPTKHDLAAAAVHATTAAGLDAAHRDLDASGSAVERLVRYLERPRPALAGCKVGRLVSDQAVMDDDVLAAEVRAYFRGLVDLAAAVLTEDGLPDDAARDRAHAAVAIVQGGYVLARALDDPDAMTAAARGFVALLDPGPTTPEDA; encoded by the coding sequence ATGACGACGACCGACGCCCGCGAGCGCCTCGTCGCCGCCGCGCAGGAGCTGTTCTGGGCCCAGGGCGTCGGCGCGACCAGCCCGCGCCAGGTCCTCGCCGTGAGCGGTGTGGGCCAGGGCAGCCTGTACCACCACTTCCCCACCAAGCACGACCTCGCCGCCGCGGCCGTCCACGCCACGACGGCCGCCGGGCTCGACGCCGCGCACCGCGACCTCGACGCGAGCGGCTCCGCCGTCGAGCGCCTCGTCCGCTACCTCGAGCGACCGCGCCCGGCGCTCGCCGGGTGCAAGGTCGGTCGCCTCGTCAGCGACCAGGCCGTCATGGACGACGACGTGCTGGCCGCCGAGGTCCGCGCCTACTTCCGCGGGCTCGTCGACCTGGCCGCCGCCGTCCTCACGGAGGACGGGCTGCCCGACGACGCGGCCCGCGACCGCGCCCACGCCGCCGTCGCGATCGTGCAGGGCGGGTACGTCCTCGCGCGCGCCCTCGACGACCCCGACGCGATGACCGCCGCGGCCCGCGGGTTCGTCGCGCTGCTCGACCCCGGCCCGACCACCCCGGAGGACGCATGA
- a CDS encoding maleylpyruvate isomerase family mycothiol-dependent enzyme has product MALTGTSPLAVPDIEEVRRDARAALDVVTATTRALDAAGLAGPSALPGWSRSHVLAHVTAIGTAMARQAEHAAHGELVEVYDGGAAGREAGIQEGAHRSVAEHVAALEALAERLDAAWPGPGSAGWDAPVTYRDGTVADALVAWWREVRIHAVDLDAGIGLDTWPRPLGLHLLDFLGVRLTDDVVVEVVGQPASFVVGPAGLRTATEPGSIPHADAQEENAPGSGAPRAVVVRGRLTDIAAWLAGRTPAVEPVAHRADAAASLPEIGPWPSPYSPPKENPGPPKENRSHAR; this is encoded by the coding sequence GTGGCCCTGACCGGAACCAGCCCGCTCGCCGTGCCCGACATCGAGGAGGTGCGTCGCGACGCGCGCGCCGCACTCGACGTCGTCACCGCCACGACGCGTGCCCTGGACGCGGCGGGCCTCGCCGGCCCGTCCGCCCTGCCCGGCTGGTCGCGCAGCCACGTGCTCGCGCACGTCACGGCGATCGGTACCGCGATGGCCCGCCAGGCCGAGCACGCCGCCCACGGTGAGCTCGTCGAGGTGTACGACGGCGGCGCCGCCGGGCGCGAGGCCGGCATCCAGGAGGGCGCACACCGGTCGGTCGCGGAGCACGTCGCCGCGCTCGAGGCCCTCGCCGAGCGCCTCGACGCCGCGTGGCCCGGTCCCGGCTCGGCCGGGTGGGACGCTCCGGTGACGTACCGCGACGGCACGGTCGCCGACGCCCTCGTCGCCTGGTGGCGCGAGGTCCGGATCCACGCCGTCGACCTCGACGCCGGGATCGGTCTCGACACCTGGCCGCGTCCGCTCGGCCTGCACCTCCTCGACTTCCTCGGGGTCCGGCTCACGGACGACGTCGTGGTCGAGGTCGTCGGGCAGCCCGCGTCCTTCGTCGTCGGCCCCGCCGGTCTCCGCACGGCGACCGAACCCGGGTCGATCCCCCACGCGGACGCCCAGGAGGAGAACGCCCCCGGGTCCGGTGCGCCGAGAGCGGTCGTCGTCCGCGGACGCCTCACCGACATCGCCGCCTGGCTCGCGGGCCGCACCCCCGCCGTCGAGCCGGTCGCCCACCGCGCCGACGCCGCCGCCTCCCTCCCCGAGATCGGCCCCTGGCCCTCCCCCTACTCCCCACCGAAGGAGAACCCCGGTCCGCCGAAGGAGAACCGCAGTCACGCGAGGTAG
- a CDS encoding MFS transporter, producing the protein MTVQQRVLVVAVLASFVSFLDGSVVNVALPAISAELTTGPVTGLALQQWVVDAYMITLGALILLAGSLSDVHGRRRIMAIGLVGFAVTSVACALAPDGLFLVVARGLQGVAGALLVPSSLAMIISTFDGERQSRAIGSWTAWTSTASLVGPLLGGILIDTISWRWVFWINVLPVAVTLWLLRGVPRSAAEEPGAGATRRIDVAGATLAAVGLAGTVFALIEQGRFGWASPVVWGPGVVGVACLVVFVWWERRAPDPMLPPRLFRVRNFAWGNLATAAIYGALYFGGFVVTLFLQQVGGYSATAAGLAQLPVTLVLLALSTRFGALAGRYGPRLFMTVGPIVGGAGYLLLLTTTEDAVYVTQVLPGLVLFGLGLAMTVAPLTSAILGSIPAADAGIGSAVNNAVSRVAGLVVIALAGVIVGGVLDLDGFHRSLVVTAALLVLGGVLSWVGIRNERVRDAARTTT; encoded by the coding sequence GTGACGGTGCAGCAGCGGGTGCTGGTGGTCGCGGTCCTCGCGTCGTTCGTGTCGTTCCTGGACGGCTCGGTGGTCAACGTCGCGCTGCCCGCGATCTCGGCCGAGCTGACGACCGGTCCGGTCACGGGGCTGGCGCTGCAGCAGTGGGTCGTCGACGCCTACATGATCACGCTGGGCGCCCTCATCCTCCTCGCGGGATCGCTGTCGGACGTCCACGGCCGGCGCCGCATCATGGCGATCGGCCTCGTCGGCTTCGCGGTCACGTCCGTCGCGTGCGCGCTGGCCCCCGACGGGCTGTTCCTCGTCGTGGCGCGCGGGCTCCAGGGCGTCGCGGGCGCCCTGCTCGTGCCCAGCTCGCTCGCCATGATCATCTCGACGTTCGACGGCGAGCGGCAGTCCCGCGCGATCGGCTCCTGGACCGCGTGGACCAGCACGGCGTCGCTCGTCGGGCCGCTGCTCGGTGGGATCCTCATCGACACGATCTCGTGGCGCTGGGTGTTCTGGATCAACGTGCTCCCCGTCGCGGTGACGCTGTGGCTGCTGCGGGGCGTACCGCGGTCCGCCGCGGAGGAGCCGGGCGCCGGGGCCACCCGCCGCATCGACGTCGCCGGGGCGACGCTCGCCGCCGTCGGGCTCGCCGGGACGGTGTTCGCGCTCATCGAGCAGGGCCGGTTCGGCTGGGCGAGCCCGGTGGTGTGGGGACCGGGCGTCGTCGGGGTCGCGTGCCTGGTCGTGTTCGTGTGGTGGGAGCGGCGCGCCCCCGACCCGATGCTCCCGCCGCGGCTGTTCCGGGTGCGCAACTTCGCGTGGGGCAACCTCGCGACCGCCGCCATCTACGGCGCGCTCTACTTCGGCGGGTTCGTCGTCACGCTGTTCCTCCAGCAGGTCGGCGGGTACAGCGCGACCGCCGCAGGGCTCGCGCAGCTCCCCGTGACGCTCGTGCTCCTCGCGCTGTCGACGCGGTTCGGGGCGCTCGCGGGCCGCTACGGACCGCGCCTGTTCATGACGGTCGGGCCGATCGTCGGCGGTGCCGGCTACCTGCTCCTGCTCACGACGACCGAGGACGCCGTGTACGTCACCCAGGTCCTGCCCGGTCTCGTGCTCTTCGGCCTCGGCCTCGCGATGACGGTCGCGCCCCTCACCTCCGCGATCCTCGGTTCCATCCCGGCGGCCGACGCCGGGATCGGCTCGGCGGTGAACAACGCGGTCTCCCGCGTCGCGGGGCTCGTCGTCATCGCGCTGGCGGGCGTGATCGTCGGCGGCGTGCTCGACCTCGACGGCTTCCACCGCTCGCTCGTCGTGACCGCCGCGCTCCTCGTGCTGGGCGGCGTGCTGAGCTGGGTCGGCATCCGCAACGAGCGCGTGCGCGACGCGGCGCGGACGACCACGTGA